A region of Natribaculum luteum DNA encodes the following proteins:
- a CDS encoding type II/IV secretion system ATPase subunit: MRSLIDRFAASEPETTGCATTFEDGTLVVDAAGRDGALASSPAWRAAVVRALADRDAADVVVRRRGLEYRYDDCGVALLTAAGRFVDLVADRDERLADLAARDPLEATREATARAGPAAAIAAESGLAVVADRVADYEDALTPSVGLSIAHSFVDRTAVDDAQLRGVRTLETGSEARIYARPDSVPLYALEVVDLELAADERELLLEAYAAVADGVVEGDRVASRAVERVADGPTDPLLTAVLAKHTRGYGVLEDLFADPRVSDVYVTSPVADNPLRVVVDGESMATNIHLTPDGAGALASRVRRTSGRSFSRASPTVDATAELENGTGVRVAGVTGPVADGVAFAFRERADDRFTLPALVANDTMTAEAAAFLSVAVERNAAILVAGTRGAGKTTLLGTLLYELSPGTRTVVIEDTPELPVGPLQSVDRDVQSLRTGTGDGPEISASDALRTALRLGDGALVVGEIRGEEAPVLYEAMRVGANANAVLGTIHGDGGDAVYERVVSDLEVPPSSFGATDLVVTVQAYRMPAGRKRRLAAIEEVVVGEEGVRFESLYELEGDRPTSTARIDRGESRLVDRLAGPTETYADVRAAIDDRRSSLADLAADGRTAPAEVAAVYADRGRGE; this comes from the coding sequence CGCGAGCGAACCCGAGACGACGGGCTGTGCGACGACGTTCGAGGACGGAACGCTCGTCGTCGACGCCGCGGGGCGTGACGGCGCGCTCGCGTCGTCGCCGGCGTGGCGGGCGGCAGTCGTCCGCGCGCTCGCGGACCGCGACGCCGCTGACGTCGTCGTCCGCCGTCGTGGCCTCGAGTACCGCTACGACGATTGCGGCGTGGCGTTGCTCACCGCTGCGGGTCGCTTCGTCGACCTCGTCGCCGACCGGGACGAACGGCTCGCCGACCTCGCAGCACGCGATCCGCTCGAGGCCACACGCGAGGCGACCGCTCGCGCCGGTCCGGCGGCCGCCATCGCCGCGGAGTCCGGTCTCGCGGTCGTCGCCGACCGCGTCGCCGACTACGAGGACGCGCTGACTCCCTCGGTCGGACTCTCGATCGCTCACTCCTTCGTCGATCGAACCGCCGTCGACGACGCGCAACTCCGGGGCGTTCGCACGCTCGAGACGGGAAGCGAGGCCCGAATCTACGCTCGACCCGACAGCGTCCCGCTGTACGCACTCGAGGTGGTCGACCTCGAGCTAGCCGCCGACGAGCGTGAGTTGCTCCTCGAGGCGTATGCAGCAGTCGCCGACGGGGTCGTCGAGGGCGACCGCGTCGCCTCGCGGGCAGTCGAACGCGTCGCCGACGGTCCGACGGATCCGCTGTTGACCGCCGTCCTCGCGAAACACACCCGCGGCTACGGCGTCCTCGAGGATCTCTTCGCTGACCCGCGGGTGAGCGACGTCTACGTCACCTCGCCGGTCGCCGACAACCCGCTTCGCGTCGTCGTCGACGGCGAGTCGATGGCGACGAACATCCACCTGACGCCCGACGGGGCGGGTGCGCTGGCTTCTCGCGTTCGGCGAACGAGCGGTCGGTCGTTCTCGCGGGCGAGTCCGACCGTCGACGCGACGGCCGAACTCGAGAACGGAACCGGCGTTCGCGTCGCTGGCGTGACCGGTCCCGTCGCGGACGGCGTCGCCTTCGCCTTTCGCGAGCGGGCCGACGACCGGTTTACCCTGCCGGCGCTCGTCGCGAACGACACGATGACGGCCGAGGCAGCGGCGTTTCTCTCCGTCGCCGTCGAACGGAACGCCGCCATCCTCGTCGCCGGCACCCGCGGCGCGGGGAAGACGACACTGCTCGGAACGTTGCTGTACGAACTGTCGCCGGGCACGCGGACGGTCGTCATCGAGGACACGCCCGAACTGCCGGTCGGGCCGCTCCAGTCGGTCGACCGGGACGTCCAGTCCTTGCGGACCGGAACCGGCGACGGCCCCGAAATTTCGGCTTCAGACGCGCTCAGGACTGCACTCCGGCTCGGAGACGGTGCGCTCGTCGTCGGCGAGATCCGTGGTGAGGAAGCTCCGGTCCTCTACGAGGCCATGCGCGTCGGTGCCAACGCGAACGCCGTCCTCGGAACCATCCACGGCGACGGCGGCGATGCGGTCTACGAGCGCGTGGTATCCGACCTCGAGGTCCCGCCGTCGTCGTTCGGGGCGACCGACCTCGTCGTGACGGTCCAGGCCTACCGCATGCCAGCCGGGCGAAAACGACGACTCGCGGCGATCGAAGAGGTCGTCGTCGGCGAAGAGGGCGTCCGGTTCGAATCGCTGTACGAACTCGAGGGCGACCGGCCGACCTCGACGGCCAGAATCGACCGCGGGGAGAGCCGCCTCGTCGATCGACTCGCCGGTCCGACCGAGACGTACGCTGACGTTCGTGCAGCGATCGACGACCGACGCTCGTCGCTCGCTGATCTCGCAGCAGACGGCCGAACAGCTCCCGCAGAGGTCGCAGCGGTCTACGCGGATCGCGGGCGAGGCGAATGA
- a CDS encoding secretion system protein, whose amino-acid sequence MTHLRRLAALYPWSVEPSEELAEAVAFVESAHDAETIVRAGYVAGALAALLSTPLLLAPLPLWSSLVAILAASLGVVHAIHSGPHLLAAVRRTRALGDTPALIGRIVLRMQIQPATESAVRFAAETGQGPLASSLGAHVDRAAGTPRSGLLAFATEWADRFPALRRSAHLLAAAENAPDGERSRTLDRAFAAVLDGTRDGMAEFTASIRGPATGLYAFGVMLPLALVALVPAATIAGYPVSIWFFVVVYNVVLPTLLVVAGAWLLVRRPVAFPPPTVTRAHPDVPDRLWKPLVFGLVVGVGAYLVTPALGPAALAPIAATGLALGIALTGVYYPVAAVRQHVRDVEAHLVDALYLVGRQVAEGEAVESAIALAGDRVPAETGDVFADAAGLQRRLHLGVRDAFLGRYGSLADVPSPRAHSTASLLAIAADEGQPAGRAVVSMADHLEELQEVERETRRELATVTGTLDNTASFFGPMVAGATVALAGGIVGSGAEAADATTLPTDALGLVVGVYVLTLAVVLTTISIGLRHGLDRSLVGYRVGRALSVATPIYVCSVIVASTFV is encoded by the coding sequence ATGACCCACCTCCGTCGTCTCGCTGCACTCTACCCCTGGTCGGTCGAGCCGAGCGAAGAGTTGGCCGAGGCCGTGGCGTTCGTCGAGTCGGCCCACGACGCCGAGACGATCGTCAGAGCCGGGTACGTCGCGGGCGCGCTCGCGGCTCTCCTTTCGACGCCACTACTTCTCGCGCCGCTGCCGCTGTGGAGTTCGCTCGTCGCGATCCTCGCAGCCAGTCTCGGCGTCGTTCACGCGATCCACTCTGGACCACACCTCCTCGCGGCTGTCCGACGGACGCGCGCGCTGGGCGATACCCCTGCACTGATCGGCCGCATCGTCCTCCGAATGCAGATTCAGCCTGCGACCGAATCTGCCGTTCGTTTCGCCGCCGAGACCGGACAGGGCCCGCTCGCCTCGAGTCTCGGCGCTCACGTCGACCGTGCCGCGGGCACGCCACGATCTGGTTTGCTCGCGTTCGCGACCGAGTGGGCAGACCGGTTTCCGGCACTTCGCCGATCGGCACACCTGCTCGCGGCAGCCGAGAACGCACCGGACGGCGAACGGTCCCGGACGCTCGATCGGGCGTTCGCAGCAGTTCTCGACGGAACTCGAGACGGGATGGCCGAGTTCACTGCGAGCATTCGCGGTCCGGCGACCGGACTGTACGCCTTCGGCGTCATGCTGCCGCTCGCGCTCGTCGCACTCGTCCCCGCCGCGACGATCGCAGGGTATCCGGTCTCGATCTGGTTTTTCGTCGTCGTCTACAACGTGGTCCTCCCGACGCTACTCGTAGTCGCGGGTGCCTGGCTCCTCGTTCGCCGGCCGGTCGCGTTTCCACCGCCGACGGTCACGCGAGCCCATCCCGACGTTCCCGATCGGCTGTGGAAACCGCTCGTCTTCGGACTCGTGGTCGGCGTCGGTGCGTATCTCGTGACGCCGGCCCTCGGTCCCGCAGCTCTCGCTCCGATCGCCGCCACCGGCCTCGCACTCGGAATCGCACTCACCGGCGTCTACTACCCCGTCGCGGCCGTTCGCCAGCACGTTCGCGACGTCGAAGCACACCTCGTCGACGCGCTCTACCTCGTCGGCCGACAGGTAGCCGAGGGCGAAGCAGTCGAATCCGCGATCGCCCTTGCCGGCGACCGCGTTCCCGCCGAAACCGGCGACGTCTTCGCCGACGCCGCCGGCCTCCAGCGCCGCCTCCACCTCGGCGTCCGCGACGCCTTCCTGGGTCGGTACGGCTCGCTCGCAGACGTTCCGAGCCCTCGAGCACACAGCACGGCCTCGCTTCTCGCGATCGCCGCGGACGAAGGGCAGCCGGCCGGCCGCGCGGTCGTCTCGATGGCCGACCACCTGGAAGAACTCCAGGAGGTCGAACGCGAGACCCGTCGCGAGCTCGCGACCGTGACGGGGACGCTCGACAACACGGCTTCGTTTTTCGGGCCGATGGTCGCTGGCGCGACCGTCGCACTCGCCGGCGGCATAGTCGGAAGCGGTGCCGAGGCGGCCGACGCAACGACCCTTCCCACCGACGCGCTCGGACTCGTCGTCGGCGTCTACGTGCTGACGCTCGCCGTCGTGCTGACGACGATCTCGATCGGGCTCCGACACGGGCTCGACCGCTCGCTCGTGGGCTATCGGGTGGGCCGTGCCCTGTCGGTCGCCACGCCGATCTACGTCTGTTCGGTGATCGTCGCCAGCACGTTCGTCTGA
- a CDS encoding DUF7283 family protein translates to MFEAPADAWFVWAGVALVSVAVAGVALELPSTPPPDANAAANAIDRAAGNPYDATVTYEHDAEEVRLDAKRISLRDDGDTAHASVAYGSVVPVTGHDRLENVTDGTPLRTEFDGPFAVVDFVNALEDAHEDNAGEWHPSTGRLTVRTISWDAGWQWRALRLFFGWVDGDSSRDALSNRYSWIEYDRTTEQYHVTLVVA, encoded by the coding sequence ATGTTCGAAGCACCTGCAGACGCGTGGTTCGTCTGGGCCGGTGTCGCGCTCGTCAGCGTCGCCGTCGCCGGCGTCGCACTCGAGTTACCGTCGACGCCGCCACCCGACGCGAACGCGGCTGCAAACGCCATCGACAGGGCGGCTGGCAATCCGTACGATGCGACCGTCACCTACGAACACGACGCCGAGGAGGTCCGACTCGACGCGAAACGCATCTCGCTGCGCGACGACGGCGACACGGCACACGCGAGCGTCGCGTACGGCAGCGTGGTTCCCGTGACGGGACACGACCGACTCGAGAACGTCACGGACGGGACGCCACTGCGAACGGAGTTCGACGGACCGTTCGCCGTCGTCGACTTCGTGAACGCGCTCGAGGACGCCCACGAGGACAACGCCGGTGAGTGGCACCCCTCGACCGGCCGGTTGACGGTCAGGACGATCAGCTGGGACGCTGGCTGGCAGTGGCGAGCGCTGCGCCTGTTCTTCGGCTGGGTGGACGGCGACAGCAGCCGGGATGCCCTCTCGAACAGGTACAGCTGGATCGAGTACGACCGCACCACGGAGCAGTACCATGTCACGCTCGTCGTCGCGTAG
- a CDS encoding DUF7285 family protein has product MSRSSSRRGQTEPLGALAAVFAVGVGLTIYAGFVADVSPGVSDRAVEETVLERAWTDAGADGIFDESTDDLSVPPGRLPDGYNVYLEVTTTADDGDCETVASFFVDAAGTPRASVTPPAETRSASRPIGVQLEDVPAGDVRGGRLRVEVWSR; this is encoded by the coding sequence ATGTCACGCTCGTCGTCGCGTAGAGGGCAGACCGAACCGCTCGGTGCACTCGCCGCCGTCTTCGCGGTCGGCGTCGGGCTGACGATCTACGCCGGATTCGTCGCGGACGTCTCGCCCGGCGTAAGCGATCGCGCCGTCGAAGAAACTGTCCTCGAGCGTGCGTGGACGGACGCCGGAGCGGACGGCATCTTCGACGAGTCCACCGACGACCTCTCGGTTCCACCCGGACGGCTGCCAGATGGGTACAACGTCTACCTCGAGGTGACGACGACCGCGGACGATGGCGATTGCGAAACGGTCGCGTCGTTCTTCGTCGATGCCGCCGGGACACCGCGAGCCAGCGTCACACCACCGGCCGAGACGCGATCGGCGAGTCGGCCGATCGGGGTCCAACTCGAGGACGTACCCGCCGGTGACGTTCGCGGTGGTCGTCTTCGCGTGGAGGTCTGGTCGCGATGA
- a CDS encoding DUF7284 family protein, whose translation MTRFARDRAISTVVDVALFLLLVSAAVTTLALFLEDGDRAPTHAEADRTAETLASTTTSVEYSLRPVARTDDTGTFDDTDFDDEAYARVAHGPTAALLADAAVTNVRFDDRRLTAAGEEFEDAVDRTAMGVLQGATDDVHVVAVWTPHDGSSIEGRATAGRKPPSDADVSTATMTVASGVPPVDDDRITAAYERGGFEAAARPIATAIVDGYLPPSESRLALERQSVDRALVVYRYQRLADILGVDLDPEDGVVSRPNANVTAANEKLTDELAVLIAADLEAELASDVEDIQRRYPVDEHDGEIGEAIAETVSTGDVTITVRTWGREP comes from the coding sequence ATGACGCGCTTCGCTCGCGACCGCGCCATCAGCACCGTCGTCGACGTCGCGCTCTTCTTGCTGCTGGTCAGTGCAGCGGTGACGACGCTGGCGCTCTTTCTCGAGGACGGTGACCGGGCACCCACCCACGCCGAAGCGGACCGAACCGCGGAGACGCTCGCGTCGACGACGACGTCGGTCGAGTACTCCCTCCGACCGGTCGCGCGAACCGACGACACTGGCACGTTCGACGACACCGATTTCGACGACGAGGCGTACGCCCGCGTCGCCCACGGACCGACGGCGGCGCTGCTCGCCGACGCCGCCGTCACGAACGTCCGGTTCGACGATCGGCGACTCACCGCCGCCGGCGAGGAGTTCGAGGACGCCGTCGATCGAACCGCGATGGGCGTCCTGCAGGGTGCGACCGACGACGTCCACGTCGTCGCCGTCTGGACCCCACACGACGGCTCGTCGATCGAGGGCCGGGCGACCGCGGGGCGGAAGCCGCCGTCGGACGCAGACGTCAGTACTGCCACGATGACCGTCGCGAGCGGGGTCCCTCCCGTCGACGACGATCGGATCACGGCCGCCTACGAACGCGGTGGCTTCGAAGCCGCCGCGCGACCGATCGCGACGGCGATCGTCGACGGCTACCTGCCGCCGTCAGAGAGCCGACTCGCACTCGAGCGCCAGAGCGTCGATCGTGCGCTCGTCGTCTATCGATATCAACGGCTGGCCGACATTCTCGGCGTTGACCTCGATCCCGAGGACGGTGTCGTGAGCCGACCCAACGCCAACGTGACGGCCGCAAACGAGAAACTCACCGACGAACTCGCGGTGCTGATCGCGGCCGACCTCGAGGCGGAACTCGCGTCCGACGTCGAGGACATCCAGCGGCGATATCCCGTCGACGAGCACGACGGCGAGATCGGCGAGGCGATCGCCGAAACCGTCTCGACGGGCGACGTGACGATAACCGTGCGAACCTGGGGGCGAGAGCCGTGA
- a CDS encoding DUF7286 family protein, whose translation MTGDRWPTVPIADDDRARIPFALIGVLLLVSSVTMVGVLESRPDPRPDVDPSLAMDRTAAATQTTLRNAVVSAANDAASDPVTDANAADPWGRAIDGPTADVVFERSLRLRIYRELEAGLAHAGQTIRDDTVTQVSVPSLENGQQSAADAIDRVGIERGGDGSLEPGLLEVTVEDVTIAVERDGERVAERTQDVTVTVATTLFELRQKTQEYERQLNTGFFEADGYDGFGRYFAARTYPLSWARGYAQYGGAPVTEVIANRHVEVLANDAVFTTQRAVFGTTDPYEQRTMMNAWGCLAAKDAEEVYEGTYDEEPAVVNAEEICTGLDYVYGDVEGELPPPPDTSDLLAATPGMDATETISVNEVADVAFAEVLAEGEIDDVIDDIHEIEASTDVSHVVDDHDEPDVTPPPETSTDPDNWSDPSLIEDTTTTSTASVDHVAHDPDTSRLETDYHTFHVTVVNEHYERLEWRYEGNRSKTGLPAAVTANDTSTSEFEIEITLSGEHPDADVDYNGIETDYDPGGWPAPLSDNYDGVPDATLERLLGLDPDRSLESQLEAQLTDTEAIESAAALEREFRITDSATIDADPSTELLTVEIAHDLARLRDEVAGVSHEFERHEIIQGEPFEKLKTKVDDERRYVYEGDPNGAYDSVADKARVEVRQIYLETLLAHIDDVADTHADTQDALEEELDDEVDATDDALADVTTFAQDALAGNVTEHEGELEGSPLLENVTFTPAGSPTYLSLETVEREQVPAVGDGEHAPMAAKNYNWFAVPYNEKSADWLVEVLDYFDDSDETEEVITLRTAGEMLQAAELAAEIKEDDDFLSFRRAQLKSEIENELNAIAGKTAERAANTDHLSGKEDHIEKTLKNEVFPSLGNVGQQAIKLGGQEGAKQVRSIVKQELEIPDDTPYDNTEIWREHASSVIVYELSNSLDEGVIDSVDRDDLNQINERVRDELDQVTRDVIEYRVQNDSVNATKLEEEWLTNKDNETRNLSPSRIPAGMPIMPIPGSWYVTANVWDIEVEGEYARFELQASSGTPVTVGGTTYIRDGEPVQLKGDDTTHTIGHAEPISFSSRTMVLIVVPPGRIGVGDRTGERTECSATWPNAGDVNQDSQEADC comes from the coding sequence GTGACCGGCGATCGATGGCCGACGGTTCCGATCGCAGACGACGACCGCGCCCGCATCCCGTTCGCGCTGATCGGCGTCCTGTTGCTGGTCAGCAGCGTGACGATGGTCGGCGTACTCGAGTCCAGACCCGACCCACGGCCGGACGTCGACCCGTCGCTCGCGATGGACCGCACGGCAGCGGCGACGCAGACGACGCTTCGAAACGCCGTCGTCAGTGCTGCAAACGACGCTGCCAGCGATCCCGTCACCGACGCAAACGCCGCGGATCCGTGGGGTCGAGCGATCGACGGCCCGACTGCCGACGTGGTCTTCGAGCGGTCCCTGCGACTGCGGATCTACCGCGAACTCGAGGCAGGGCTCGCACACGCCGGCCAGACGATTCGAGACGACACCGTGACGCAAGTCTCCGTTCCCTCACTCGAGAACGGCCAGCAGTCGGCGGCTGACGCGATCGACAGAGTGGGGATCGAACGTGGGGGCGACGGCTCTCTCGAGCCCGGTCTCCTCGAGGTGACCGTCGAAGACGTCACCATTGCAGTCGAGCGCGACGGCGAACGGGTCGCCGAACGAACGCAGGACGTCACGGTCACGGTCGCGACGACGCTGTTCGAACTCCGGCAGAAGACCCAGGAGTACGAACGGCAACTGAATACGGGCTTCTTCGAGGCGGATGGGTACGACGGATTCGGTCGGTACTTCGCCGCACGAACGTACCCACTGAGCTGGGCGCGTGGCTACGCCCAGTACGGGGGTGCACCCGTCACGGAGGTGATCGCCAACCGCCACGTCGAGGTGCTGGCGAACGACGCCGTCTTCACCACACAGCGGGCGGTGTTCGGAACCACCGATCCGTACGAACAACGGACGATGATGAACGCGTGGGGCTGTCTGGCGGCGAAAGACGCCGAAGAAGTCTACGAGGGAACGTACGACGAGGAGCCGGCAGTCGTCAACGCCGAGGAGATCTGTACCGGTCTGGACTACGTCTACGGCGACGTCGAAGGCGAACTACCGCCACCGCCGGACACGTCGGATCTCCTGGCTGCCACACCCGGCATGGATGCGACGGAGACGATCTCTGTCAACGAGGTCGCCGACGTCGCGTTCGCCGAGGTGCTCGCGGAGGGCGAGATCGACGACGTGATCGACGATATCCACGAGATCGAGGCCAGTACGGACGTCTCGCACGTCGTCGACGACCACGACGAACCGGACGTTACGCCACCGCCCGAGACGTCCACCGATCCTGACAACTGGAGCGACCCGTCTCTGATCGAGGACACCACGACGACGTCGACCGCGAGCGTCGACCACGTCGCACACGATCCAGACACGTCACGTCTCGAGACCGACTACCACACCTTCCACGTCACCGTCGTCAACGAACACTACGAGCGACTGGAGTGGCGCTACGAGGGCAACCGATCGAAGACCGGGCTGCCGGCGGCTGTCACGGCGAACGACACGTCGACCTCGGAGTTCGAGATCGAGATCACGCTCTCGGGCGAGCACCCGGACGCCGACGTCGACTACAACGGCATCGAGACTGACTACGATCCCGGCGGGTGGCCAGCCCCGCTTTCGGACAACTACGACGGCGTTCCGGACGCCACCCTCGAGCGCCTGCTCGGACTCGATCCCGACCGCTCGCTCGAGTCACAACTCGAGGCACAACTCACCGATACCGAGGCGATCGAGAGCGCAGCAGCCCTCGAACGCGAGTTCCGAATCACCGACAGCGCGACGATCGACGCCGATCCATCGACGGAGCTGCTCACGGTCGAGATCGCACACGATCTGGCGCGGCTCCGCGACGAGGTTGCGGGCGTCAGCCACGAGTTCGAACGCCACGAGATCATCCAGGGCGAGCCGTTCGAGAAGTTGAAAACGAAAGTCGACGACGAACGACGGTACGTCTACGAGGGTGATCCGAACGGTGCCTACGACAGCGTCGCGGACAAGGCTCGCGTCGAAGTCCGACAAATCTACCTCGAGACGCTCCTCGCCCACATCGACGACGTCGCCGACACCCACGCGGATACCCAGGACGCACTCGAGGAGGAACTCGACGACGAGGTCGACGCGACCGACGACGCACTCGCTGACGTGACGACCTTCGCCCAGGACGCCCTCGCGGGCAACGTCACCGAACACGAGGGCGAACTCGAGGGATCGCCGCTTCTCGAGAACGTCACGTTCACGCCTGCCGGGTCGCCGACGTATCTGTCACTCGAGACGGTCGAGCGCGAGCAGGTGCCGGCGGTGGGCGACGGCGAGCACGCGCCGATGGCGGCGAAGAACTACAACTGGTTTGCGGTGCCGTACAACGAGAAATCGGCGGACTGGTTGGTTGAAGTGCTGGATTACTTCGACGATAGCGACGAGACGGAGGAGGTTATCACACTACGAACTGCAGGGGAGATGCTTCAGGCTGCCGAGTTGGCTGCAGAAATCAAGGAAGATGATGATTTCTTATCTTTCAGACGAGCGCAACTAAAATCAGAAATAGAAAATGAGCTTAATGCGATTGCCGGAAAAACAGCGGAAAGGGCCGCTAATACCGATCACCTTAGTGGTAAAGAAGACCACATCGAAAAAACTCTTAAAAACGAGGTGTTTCCATCTCTTGGAAATGTTGGACAACAGGCGATTAAACTCGGTGGTCAAGAAGGTGCAAAGCAAGTTCGCAGCATAGTGAAACAAGAACTAGAAATACCGGATGACACACCCTATGATAATACAGAGATTTGGAGAGAACACGCATCATCTGTGATAGTGTACGAATTGAGTAATTCTTTAGATGAAGGTGTGATCGATTCTGTTGATCGTGACGATCTAAATCAGATTAATGAACGAGTTCGAGATGAACTTGATCAAGTTACCAGAGACGTGATCGAATATCGGGTCCAAAACGACTCGGTCAACGCCACAAAACTTGAAGAAGAATGGCTGACTAACAAGGACAACGAAACCCGTAACCTGTCGCCGAGTCGGATCCCGGCGGGCATGCCAATCATGCCGATCCCGGGGTCGTGGTACGTGACTGCCAACGTCTGGGACATCGAAGTTGAGGGCGAGTACGCCCGCTTCGAACTACAGGCGAGTTCGGGAACGCCTGTGACAGTCGGAGGTACGACATACATCCGCGACGGAGAACCCGTTCAACTTAAGGGAGACGATACCACCCACACTATCGGTCACGCTGAGCCGATTTCTTTCTCGAGTCGAACGATGGTCCTAATCGTGGTTCCCCCTGGTAGAATCGGTGTCGGCGATCGAACAGGGGAGCGGACGGAGTGTTCGGCAACGTGGCCGAATGCCGGTGATGTTAACCAAGATTCACAAGAGGCAGATTGTTAG
- a CDS encoding PQQ-binding-like beta-propeller repeat protein: MERTTSRRHWLAACASTAAAGLAGCLGSDDDRDSSGDTSGSGLLGIGGDDTLVTPDSWPMYGVDARNTGHHPDTTGPKDDVTVRWTVEADDSFETSPAVVDGTLYAGSHDNYLYAIDVETGETEWRADLGTLVRYNPAVVDGTVYNGAHTDMYALEADSGDELWHEQLERGRWGHAVPVGSDVYVTDGYSLISLGGETGDQNQVAGLHDGASAAPAVADGLAFVGTWDQLRAIDLETGEEEWRFKNEDEERMTVSDPAVVDGTVYVGSSDHNLYAIDADTGDEKWRFEESSDTIYSSPSVTGGSVYIGSSDNYIYSVDANTGEKQWEYETGLGIRAKPAIVDDTLYIGSGDGSIYALDQETGNQIWTFKTEGIVWSGPVVLNKSVYVTSNDGNIYALEEV, encoded by the coding sequence ATGGAACGGACGACCTCCCGCCGGCACTGGCTCGCCGCCTGTGCCAGCACCGCCGCTGCCGGCCTCGCCGGCTGTCTCGGAAGCGACGACGACCGCGACTCGAGTGGCGACACCAGCGGTTCCGGCCTCCTCGGAATCGGCGGCGACGACACGCTGGTCACGCCGGACTCCTGGCCGATGTACGGCGTCGACGCTCGAAACACCGGCCACCACCCCGATACGACCGGCCCGAAAGACGACGTCACCGTCCGCTGGACCGTCGAAGCCGACGACTCGTTCGAGACGAGTCCGGCCGTCGTCGACGGGACGCTCTACGCGGGTTCGCACGACAACTACCTCTACGCGATCGACGTCGAGACAGGTGAGACAGAGTGGCGAGCCGACCTCGGAACGCTCGTCCGCTACAATCCTGCCGTCGTCGACGGTACCGTCTACAACGGTGCCCATACCGACATGTACGCACTCGAGGCCGACAGCGGGGACGAACTCTGGCACGAACAACTCGAGCGGGGACGGTGGGGTCACGCTGTCCCGGTCGGCTCAGATGTCTACGTCACTGACGGCTACTCTCTTATTTCGCTCGGTGGGGAAACCGGCGACCAAAACCAGGTAGCAGGACTCCACGATGGTGCGTCTGCAGCACCTGCTGTAGCTGACGGTCTCGCTTTTGTCGGGACGTGGGACCAACTCCGAGCGATCGACCTCGAGACCGGTGAGGAAGAGTGGCGATTCAAGAATGAAGACGAAGAGCGGATGACTGTCAGCGACCCGGCCGTCGTCGATGGGACCGTCTACGTCGGCAGTAGCGATCACAATCTCTACGCGATCGATGCCGACACTGGTGACGAAAAATGGCGCTTCGAAGAATCTAGTGATACGATCTATTCAAGCCCCTCAGTCACCGGTGGTAGCGTCTACATTGGCAGTAGTGACAACTATATTTATTCAGTTGACGCCAACACCGGTGAAAAACAGTGGGAATATGAAACTGGTCTTGGGATCAGAGCAAAACCAGCGATTGTTGATGATACTCTATATATTGGTTCGGGGGATGGATCCATATACGCACTGGATCAAGAAACGGGGAATCAAATTTGGACATTCAAAACCGAGGGAATCGTATGGTCAGGACCGGTCGTTCTTAATAAATCCGTTTACGTGACCTCGAACGATGGCAATATCTACGCTCTTGAAGAAGTTTGA
- a CDS encoding DUF5791 family protein, translating into MFYEQRMTVPDSPAELRAEYEDDLAEIVDRVGLETAADATDVDREALEALVDGDSPALSLEDAAQVQALSDGEPDAETIVEMAGEHLLLGMSTAVLDVETVASELELELDPKEIQQKIERRAPMSFEEYVHVQYVIADGAP; encoded by the coding sequence ATGTTCTACGAGCAGCGGATGACGGTGCCGGACTCGCCGGCAGAGCTGCGCGCGGAGTACGAAGACGACCTGGCCGAAATCGTCGATCGAGTGGGACTCGAGACGGCCGCCGACGCCACCGACGTCGACCGGGAGGCGCTCGAGGCGCTGGTCGACGGCGATTCGCCTGCGCTCTCGCTCGAGGACGCGGCACAGGTTCAGGCGCTCTCCGACGGCGAGCCGGACGCGGAGACGATCGTCGAGATGGCGGGTGAGCACCTCCTGCTGGGGATGTCGACGGCGGTGCTCGACGTGGAGACGGTCGCGAGCGAACTCGAGCTCGAGCTCGATCCAAAGGAGATCCAGCAGAAGATCGAGCGGCGAGCGCCCATGTCGTTCGAGGAGTACGTCCACGTCCAGTACGTGATCGCTGACGGGGCACCCTGA